One bacterium DNA segment encodes these proteins:
- the selD gene encoding selenide, water dikinase SelD, translating to MDHIYLDYNATTPIHPEVAEAMIPYLRSHFGNPSSSHWFGVQTRKAVETARAQVAALLGCQADEIIFTSGGSESDNFAVAGFALKNRQRGNHIITSQIEHPAVLEICRYLEEQGFEVSYLPVDSTGLVNVDDVRRAMRPTTILLSIMQANNEVGTIQPIKEISALCHEHKIVVHTDAAQAVGKIPVTAEATGADMITIAGHKLYAPKGIGALYVRRGIELQKMIHGAAHEQNLRAGTENVLEIVGLGKACEVVGRELQRQAPLMQKFRDHLESQLTARLPQCRINGNLDLRLPNTVSISFPGIEANTIISELEQVACSPGAACHSDKVMMSHVLEAMHVPVEYAMGTIRFSTGYMTTEAEIDAAVEAIESTINRLAPSGAGEVTLPSSGEEVRLTRYTHGLGCACKLRPQALEKILAQLPRSTDINVLVGAESSDDAAVYRLSDEIAVVQTVDFFTPIVDDPYHFGAIAATNSLSDIYAMGAKPLFGLSIVGFPSNRLPMSVLQRILQGAADKAREAGISIIGGHTIDDTEPKYGLAVTGVVHPSKIRANNTARVGDKLILTKPIGTGIISTAIKRQLADDKLRDRVIAIMSTLNATSADVMSRYDVSACTDVTGFGLLGHLKEMTVGSGVTAQIYADSVPIIDEAIALASAGVVPGGSENNLDYVAPFVSWGESVSKVMKIVLADAQTSGGLLMAVKPSQADAMLKELGQKGVGASQIVGEITGQGEGRIFVR from the coding sequence TCGAGTTCGCACTGGTTTGGTGTGCAAACACGCAAGGCAGTCGAAACGGCGCGCGCCCAAGTGGCCGCGTTGCTCGGATGCCAAGCCGACGAGATAATCTTTACGTCTGGCGGCAGTGAATCGGACAACTTCGCAGTAGCGGGATTCGCGCTGAAGAATCGGCAACGTGGAAATCACATTATCACTTCGCAAATTGAACACCCAGCCGTCTTGGAGATTTGCCGCTATCTCGAAGAGCAAGGCTTCGAAGTTAGCTACCTGCCGGTCGATTCGACTGGGTTGGTGAATGTCGATGATGTTCGGCGCGCTATGCGTCCTACGACAATTCTGTTGTCAATCATGCAGGCAAACAATGAAGTAGGCACAATTCAGCCCATCAAAGAGATCTCTGCACTTTGTCACGAACACAAGATAGTGGTTCACACTGATGCGGCACAAGCGGTGGGTAAGATACCTGTTACGGCCGAAGCCACTGGCGCTGACATGATCACGATTGCCGGGCACAAACTCTATGCACCAAAAGGAATAGGAGCACTGTATGTCCGGCGCGGCATCGAACTGCAGAAGATGATTCATGGGGCTGCACACGAGCAAAATTTACGCGCAGGCACAGAAAACGTACTCGAAATCGTCGGACTCGGCAAAGCCTGTGAAGTTGTCGGCCGTGAACTTCAGCGGCAAGCACCGTTGATGCAGAAATTCCGCGATCACCTCGAATCACAACTAACGGCACGCTTGCCGCAATGTCGAATCAATGGCAATCTCGATTTACGCCTGCCAAACACGGTATCGATTTCGTTTCCGGGAATAGAAGCCAACACGATCATCTCTGAGTTGGAACAGGTTGCCTGTTCGCCGGGCGCGGCTTGTCATTCCGACAAGGTGATGATGTCGCATGTGCTCGAAGCTATGCATGTTCCGGTGGAGTATGCGATGGGGACGATACGGTTTTCTACCGGATACATGACGACTGAGGCAGAAATTGACGCCGCTGTCGAAGCGATCGAATCTACGATAAACCGACTAGCTCCATCCGGTGCAGGGGAGGTTACCCTACCTTCGTCCGGCGAAGAGGTTCGGCTGACACGTTACACTCACGGTCTGGGATGTGCTTGTAAACTGCGACCTCAGGCATTGGAGAAAATACTGGCTCAACTGCCCCGGTCTACGGATATCAACGTGCTGGTCGGTGCAGAATCATCCGATGACGCCGCAGTTTATCGACTTAGCGACGAGATCGCAGTTGTGCAGACTGTCGATTTCTTCACTCCTATAGTTGACGATCCATATCACTTCGGCGCGATTGCAGCGACAAATTCGCTTAGCGACATTTATGCAATGGGTGCCAAGCCGTTGTTCGGTTTGAGTATCGTAGGTTTTCCGTCGAACAGGTTGCCGATGTCGGTGCTTCAAAGAATTCTACAGGGCGCAGCCGACAAGGCTCGCGAAGCAGGAATCAGTATCATCGGCGGTCACACAATTGATGATACAGAGCCAAAGTACGGCCTTGCCGTAACCGGTGTTGTGCATCCTTCCAAGATTCGAGCCAACAATACCGCTCGTGTTGGCGACAAGTTGATTCTGACCAAACCGATCGGGACAGGCATCATATCGACAGCAATTAAGCGCCAGTTGGCAGACGACAAGCTACGAGATCGAGTGATTGCTATCATGAGCACCCTCAATGCCACTTCCGCCGATGTTATGTCTCGTTACGATGTATCTGCCTGTACTGATGTGACCGGATTTGGACTACTTGGACATCTCAAAGAGATGACGGTTGGTAGCGGCGTAACTGCTCAAATCTACGCCGATAGTGTCCCAATCATCGATGAGGCAATTGCGCTTGCTTCGGCGGGAGTGGTACCTGGTGGAAGCGAAAACAATCTTGACTATGTGGCACCATTCGTAAGTTGGGGAGAGTCAGTTTCCAAAGTCATGAAGATCGTTCTTGCCGACGCGCAAACTTCGGGCGGACTACTCATGGCAGTAAAGCCAAGCCAAGCTGACGCAATGTTAAAGGAGTTGGGTCAAAAGGGAGTGGGAGCGTCCCAAATCGTAGGCGAGATCACCGGACAGGGTGAAGGGAGAATATTCGTCAGGTAA